The genomic stretch GCTTGTACAGTTTACACTACAGAAGTGAAATAAACAGAAGTTTATAAATCATTGAAAACATCTTATAtagtttatataatataaaataaaaatattaatagaaaTTCTACTATTGATTAATTTGTTCTATTTTTAATTGTGTTGATTTATAATACATTGACTAATTATTCAAGAGCTTTCCAGCCTActtgcatattgccttcctaaccaaaaagtgactttgaaattgtaaatcaatatattgttttatgtgaatgagtaggcggaatgattttcacatcattttaaagaaaaaactctagactactagatcctgttttgaaaagatGAAAACATGTTacgaatgagttttgtggacttatatcagtcacttaaaaatttagcttgcataaatatttcttaaaaatacaaacatgtacatacatgtagctcatataatattgtagcccagtttgctgaacacagtgttatgagacttttgccatttaTATGTTTTTGGGCAACTGAAAAGAGCACAAATGTCAGTTCAGGTCAAAACTTCTCCACGGCCctaaaaccccttagaccccagagggtttaCAATAATACCCTACTAACACTTACTAACCTAAACAGAAGGTGTCTGAAAATAATGTGCTGTGTATAAAACTCCACATGCTTCATGTGAGCTCTTTAAAATAGTCAAAAACTCACAGAAAATGATTCCAATGAAGAGGACTCCAATGACACCCATTATAATCATCATCtgaaagagagaaaacaaacatttatacaTTAATGCCCTCATATCACACAATCAAATTCATGAATATTCAAAAGTTTGACAGATAATCACTTAATAAGATATAATAATAGCTCCATGGTAAAACACATATCTCATATTTCCATCCAGGATACAACATTCAATGTTTCCCTGCATCCTTTCATTTGTTCATTACTAAGACCCGCaagctaaaatttacacaaatGAACACCAGCAGCAGCTCCAGAACTTAACCGCCGAGCGTATCATTGAGTATGAGGAAGCACTGACCTATTTCCTCACGCATGTTATGTCATTTTCCTTTGTGTCATTTATAGATAGCACttatcatttcattttatttgatgTGTGTTAATCCTACTGTATCTCACTTTCGCCTAATCCCAGGCTGTGATTTACTGTAAACATCTCCTGACTGTCCTTTACTGCAGTAAATacctattaattattaattgtGTATATTATGTATGACGCCTTTCATCTTCCGCTTTCAGAAAATCATCATCTTGCAGTTTTTCCACCAGTATTTGTTCTTCAGTTTAGCAGCACAGCTTTCGAACTGAGAAGCCCCGGCCTGCAGAGCATCCGCCCGGTCGTCCAGTTCAGAAAGCTTTTGATCCCTCTCAAGAACTTTATCCACATTTACACGCATGATGTCCACCACCTAAAAGAGAGATAAATAGGCATGTGATCCAAAGAAATGTTTCAAATGGCTGAACGGAGAATGAAGATGCATATTTGAGGTATAggtatttatattgtttattattaatttattaatgaaGTATTGACTTAATTATAGTCTTATTGTTAGAGTATTGGTCCACACCTCAAAAACCTTTAAATTGGAtgtttcacaagacttttttaagctgtcaaataaatctttagtgtccccagagtacatatagCTCAatataccatatagataatttattgtagcatgttaaaattgccactaaatgtaaatgtgagcaaaaatgtgccatttttgggtttgtctttttaaatgcaaatgagctgatctctgcactaaatggcaatgccgtggttggatagtgtagattaaagggcggtattatccccttctgacatcacaaggggagccatttttactgggttgatcttatttacattttttcaggttgatagaagcactgggtacccaattacagcacttaaacatggaaaaagtcaaatttttatgatatgtcccctttaaaatgacaaatttaagCTTTATTTAATGACTTATCAAACAGAAAGTTTTGAGTTGTAGTCATTTATCCATTTTGCAGACGTCTTCATTCAAAGTCGCAATACAATAACATTtttggaatcaaacccatgaccttcgTAATGCTAAAACAATGCTTCCCTGAGCTATATGAACTTCTGCATATTGCTTTTATCTCACATTCAAACACACTCTCACCTCATCCACTTGTGCTTGTGTCTGCTGTAGTCGGCGGTTGCTGGTGGTGTTTGGAGGGGGAGCAGGAGGACCCGCTGGTGCCCCATCTCCTCCAGGGCCACCGGCTGGATTAGCATTATTAGCAGCAGACCTGAACATCCAAAGAGATCCATGACACCATAGAGGATTTATAAAAGCATTCTCTCATAAGATTGAAAGTAATTTACAGACACAGAGGCACCAAATCTAAATTTGCTCAATGGTGCACAAGTCCTGTATGCCTTCCTAAAAGATTTGAGGGAGTCCAGTACATAATGTTGAAAAATAACCTGACccattttttgcatttaaacaaatgaTGCTTAGGTCTTACATGGTGGTTAATTGAATTTTTAATAGATGATACATGAAATgataagaaaacatttttatgcatttattcAAAATTGACAAAGATAACAAAATTTTATAATCTATTGACAAAAATGGAATCTAACACTGGACTTTATATAGGCCAAGCACAGAGCATGCAGACAACCTCAATACAACccatatatattttacaaatcATTTAATCGTGACAAGCTATGATGCTACTGTAAGAGACCCCACAATATGTTTTTGAAGAACCAGTTTCAGATCATCTAAAACACATCCATACAAATATAAGACACGGCTGGCAaagttattattatattattataagtgTGTAAACAACCCCGAGTTTAAATTATGAATTGTAGCGAATAGTGATGATGACAATACTCACATTCTCTATGCAGCTGTTTCAGGAAGCCTCGCTGAAGGAATGAAATCGATAGCCAAAAAAGAGGATTGAAAATATCGACGAGTATAATCAACAAAAGACTGAGACTGAAGGTTGAAGAGGAGAATCAACCGACTGGTGATGATGCTGATGATGCAGAATTTCCAGAGCGCGTGCCGCAGATGCGCGcgttggagagagagagagagcgagagaggcGTGATCGGTACGAGCGCATATATTCCGTTTAAAACACTGAGAGAACTGCAGTCTGCAGTCACGGATTTATTTACGCTTACATATACATATAGTTATGTTTCCCTCGGTCACGCtgtttttcataaatcagtttATGTAAATGTACGCGTGCTTCGCCCGTGCCCGACCCCTTCCCACAGCTCAGAGCTTTCTGCGGTACACTCTGCTCTGACAAATAAGGGGAGTATTTCGAAATTAAGCTTTTTAACTGTACATCCCATATGAAAAGAAATCACTGTAGTATATTTTAGTACATATACTAGTGTATACTATATGGTAATTACTACACTATGCTCTGATGATGTCAGTTTGACGTTTTGGGCGTATTATCTCGTAACCCCGCCCATTCAACTGTCAGTCAGCTGCCAAATGTCTTTCTGAATGAAATGTCTAAATCAATACAACACCTTTTAATTTTCTCATTTAGTTTCTCTCAAAATAAGTAAGAATACTGAAGTTAGATGCAACTTCTGGTTTACGTTGACTTTAAATAatcaccacacacacatactcaaTAATTCCTTAACCATTACAAAGCCTTTTATTAAAAAGGAACTTAACAGTTATACAAAATTgacaaagaaacatttacaaagAGTTATTGAAAGACCAGACAGAAAATATAGCTGGGTGACAAAACAATCTATCAAGCAAACAAACAACACTGAAGTGAATACTATACTACTATGTGAAGTAATGTTGTTTGGCATTTTTCTGCTCCATTCAAATGTTACAGATTAAATGTTAATGTCATAATGATACTTTAAGGAAAAAAAATAACAGTTTCATTCATTATTACAGGCAAGAcatctttttcatttttttatttagaaaagtTAGTCTGTCACTTCGACATTATTGTTTATTGACTTTCATTTTATGAGTAATGTGATTTTATCATCCCGTGATTGTTTcttatgcacttttaaaccctTCACCCATGTTATTCGCTCTTGATATTCACTTGATATATCTCGTCTTATTTCTTCTCATCATCTTTCTTTCCCTCAGGCGGTTTGGATTTACTCTGGGATGCGAGGGAGCCCATGGCATTCCGGATGGCCTCGTTGCTGGGGTCGACTCCTGGAAGATTCTCCAGCACACTCTGCAAAAACTCTGGATCCTGCATCACGTCATAATCCTCCTCCTCCTACAGAATACGCACATAGAGAGaaagaaacttttattttcttgctTTAAATGGAATATGGATAATTAATCCAACCAGCAGTTAAAGGTAGTACATAATTATCATGTAATTAATTACAGTCGACAATATTCTTCTTGGCATGCATCACACTTCTCCCAGACGTTCCGGGAGTCTACCGCATATTGATAGCGGCTACCTGCATGCCAATGATGTAAAATATCCTAGAAACCAATTATTTGGGAATGTAGATGAATTCTGAACCTCTATCTAAAACCACAGCAGATCAGATCTTTTGTGGACACTAGAGGCCTTCTCgagtccaaagaaatgtacccgacccaaaTCAGTTTTTACCTGAACCCAACGTGCatacatattattttttaaagaaagaccgcAGAAAAACccaagaaaattagacccgagttagcctgacgttgtcatactcaattctagtcagaatttgagtatgataccgctccattgagctataattatgaggtgTGTCTCAAccaaaaaatgcctctgcactcaattggatagacctacgaccaatcagagcaacggagtgtgtgacttaTGTTGACAttacgtcttttgcagcctaaccgaactgctagttatttcgctacaatgacactaacattgtgattatactaagtctgagttagcgaacgtacatcaacacctactatgtttacaacatttagtatttactaagtcatacagtaagactatctcttaccatttgtacgttaggtgaacttcatccacgacgatatccattacgttggcttgaaaatattggagcctagtacgtccctccacttattcagcaaccacgattccgggcttccgaaaaaaAGCTGCCAACAACCACTAATTAActttatatccatctcgtcatgcacgccgagttgcatcgccatgatacccatttcagttgcgaccaacttttgccaaatcccgtaggaaggacaccaaaaacatcaacaaatgccttgctcgcgtctctctgttcctcttttaaaatcaatgctctgtcgatatcttttagaacagactcaatgtcagaatcctcacatctgaattctacagcggcagccatttcgttgtcAACAGATTCAAAACATGCGCTCATTGGTGAcatggttcattacgttactgttgattatttGTCCATCATcatataaagcccgccctgaaaatttgattggttcgaccagctttgggtctagcatagtagctcctcaacggagaaaccccagaccgatcttcctgttctcaaaatgttgttggcggggctaagatcggctggcacccaggctagacCCGAGTCCAACCCAGTGGGAATATTTTTAACCTAACTGGACCTGAATGTAAACAGCATCCCTGCACGCACCAgtcagacagagagatagaaaCCATGTTGGCCTCGCATCAAATTTCGCCCGCTGCTCTATTTACTTTTCTTTGTTTTCTGACTAAATTAATTGACACTCGATGCACACACGATGCAAGATATAGTTCGGGTCCTTTCtgcaaaaaaacatacattttaaattacccgagaacTAGGGGTTGAACCAACTAGTCGACCTTAATGCAATGTCGTGACGCTTTAAGCCTGACGTCGACTAGTCGTGTTGATCACTATAATTTTTTGATTTATTGTTGCATTGTTAACATTAAGTTGCAACATTGGAGCTGTATAATTTTAGCATTGTTATGCCGACATGCAACGGTAAAAAATGCTCTAAAACGGGAGTTATTGTTGCATTGTTAAGTTAAGTTTCAACATAGgagctttataatttttttaatttaagttgCAACATAAGCTGTATAATCAGCATCTGTATTAATGTTCTGCTAATAAATTGTGGCATGTTGCAAAGCAGTCCCATCTCTCTTGTTTTGTATGATTGACATCAATGCCTAGTCGACGTCAACTAGACTTTGATGTCATAACAGTCGACTTTAAATAATTTGAAGTCGTTCAACCCCTACCGAGAaccgatgccgctattattatACCCGACCCATGTCCGaagcacatgtgaaacttttagacccgaacctcCTTGGGTCTcaggtcggacctcgggttttcggatctaattGGACCCGTGAAGAAGACACAAATGACATACAGTAAAACACACCTTAGCAGTCTCAGTGTCTGCTGCTGCACCTGCGTCCACATCCATGACCTCTGAAGATCCAAACTCTGCACAcaaaaagacaaacatttgtgttaatataaaaaaaaaaatgggtgAAAAAATTAaagcggagtgcacaatgtttgaaagccaatgttaacatttgaagtcacctaaacaaacacgcccttaccccaatagaatctggaccttcttttgaaaGACCTGCcctacacatacgcaaccccagcaaggatgtcggttagtagacacgccccttactgctgattggctacaagtgtgttttggtagtcggcccgactcccttttccaaagcgtttttcaaacattgtgcactccactccgcctttaagtaaaaatataagAGACCGACCTCCTCCTTGCATGGACATCTGTAGAGCATATGCAATCTGCTCATCCTCCGTCATGCGGCTGAAATCAGGAAGGGCAGGAGCTGTAGACATCTTCAGCAGAGCACTTTCAGACTCTGACAAAAGTACAGAAGATATTATTAATACAC from Misgurnus anguillicaudatus chromosome 10, ASM2758022v2, whole genome shotgun sequence encodes the following:
- the vamp1b gene encoding vesicle-associated membrane protein 3, which produces MSAANNANPAGGPGGDGAPAGPPAPPPNTTSNRRLQQTQAQVDEVVDIMRVNVDKVLERDQKLSELDDRADALQAGASQFESCAAKLKNKYWWKNCKMMIIMGVIGVLFIGIIFLYFFS